Proteins from a genomic interval of Skermanella sp. TT6:
- the cysC gene encoding adenylyl-sulfate kinase, whose protein sequence is MAETTEQAQPARFRPADLRLVVVGHVDHGKSTLIGRLLHDTGSLPDGKLEELKAVSEKRGMPLEWSFVLDALQAERDQAVTIDITQIWLRTPRRDCVIIDAPGHREFLRNMVSGAASADAAVLVVDASEGMREQSRRHAYLLNLLGLRQVAVAVNKMDLVDHDAARFDEVRRSVEDFLHGLGLRASAVVPVSARHGENLADRAAAMPWYEGPTLLEALDRFEPSAAPVDRPLRLPIQDVYKFDHRRILVGRVETGVLRAGDQLLFSPANRTARIATIEHWGPGEAPVEVRAGRTVGITLDEPLFVERGDVASHADHAPVLTNVFRASLFWIGRKPLLPGQALTLKLGTDRAAVTVQSIDRVVDTQTLGGGDADQVRTNEVCEVTLRSREMLALDEHSANPATGRCVLVDGFDTVAAGVVNMRGYPDQRQLLTVKSTNIQEVDHLLNATARAWRNGHHGAVIWFTGLSGAGKSTLAMRAEQRLFQRGFQTYVLDGDNVRHGLNSDLGFAPADRAENIRRVGEVASLFANAGLIVITSFISPYRADRERVRKAAGAAFHEIYIKADLSVCEQRDPKGLYRKARAGVIPEFTGISAPYEPPESPELVVDTSRRSVEECLEDIMNYVEAHIALRTSDVA, encoded by the coding sequence ATGGCCGAGACAACCGAACAGGCACAACCCGCCCGCTTCCGCCCGGCCGACCTGCGGCTCGTGGTGGTCGGCCACGTGGACCACGGCAAGTCGACGCTGATCGGCCGCCTGCTCCACGACACCGGCTCGCTGCCCGACGGCAAGCTGGAAGAGCTGAAGGCGGTCAGCGAGAAGCGCGGCATGCCGCTGGAATGGTCGTTCGTGCTGGACGCCCTCCAGGCCGAGCGCGACCAGGCCGTGACCATCGACATCACCCAGATCTGGCTGCGCACGCCGCGGCGCGACTGCGTGATCATCGACGCGCCCGGCCACCGGGAGTTCCTGCGCAACATGGTCAGCGGCGCCGCGTCGGCCGACGCCGCCGTCCTGGTGGTGGACGCGTCCGAGGGCATGCGCGAGCAGTCGCGCCGCCACGCCTATCTGCTGAACCTGCTGGGCCTGCGCCAGGTCGCGGTCGCGGTGAACAAGATGGACCTGGTGGACCACGACGCCGCCCGGTTCGACGAGGTCCGCCGATCGGTCGAGGATTTCCTCCACGGCCTGGGGCTGCGGGCGTCGGCGGTGGTCCCTGTCTCCGCCCGGCACGGCGAGAACCTGGCGGACCGGGCCGCCGCGATGCCCTGGTACGAGGGGCCGACCCTGCTGGAGGCGCTGGACCGGTTCGAGCCGAGCGCCGCGCCGGTGGACCGGCCGCTGCGGCTGCCGATCCAGGACGTCTACAAGTTCGACCACCGGCGGATCCTGGTCGGGCGGGTCGAGACCGGCGTGCTGAGGGCCGGCGACCAGCTCCTGTTCTCGCCGGCCAACCGGACGGCCAGGATCGCCACCATCGAGCACTGGGGGCCGGGAGAGGCGCCGGTCGAGGTGCGGGCCGGACGGACCGTCGGCATCACCCTGGACGAGCCGTTGTTCGTGGAGCGCGGCGACGTGGCCAGCCACGCCGACCATGCGCCGGTCCTGACCAACGTGTTCCGCGCCAGCCTGTTCTGGATCGGCCGGAAGCCGCTGCTCCCCGGCCAGGCCCTGACGCTGAAGCTGGGGACCGACCGGGCCGCGGTGACCGTCCAGTCGATCGACCGGGTGGTCGATACCCAGACGCTGGGCGGCGGCGACGCCGACCAAGTCAGGACCAACGAGGTGTGCGAGGTGACGCTCCGCTCGCGCGAGATGCTGGCGCTGGACGAGCATTCGGCCAATCCCGCCACCGGGCGCTGCGTGCTGGTGGACGGGTTCGACACGGTCGCGGCCGGCGTCGTCAACATGCGGGGATATCCCGACCAGCGCCAGTTGCTCACCGTCAAGTCGACCAACATCCAGGAGGTCGACCACCTGCTGAACGCGACGGCGCGCGCCTGGCGGAACGGCCACCACGGGGCGGTCATCTGGTTCACGGGGCTGTCGGGGGCGGGCAAGTCCACGCTCGCCATGCGGGCGGAGCAGCGGCTGTTCCAACGGGGCTTCCAGACCTATGTGCTGGACGGCGACAATGTCCGCCATGGCCTGAACTCCGACCTGGGATTCGCCCCGGCCGACCGGGCCGAGAACATCCGGCGGGTCGGGGAGGTCGCCTCCCTGTTCGCCAACGCGGGGCTGATCGTGATCACGTCCTTCATCTCGCCCTATCGGGCCGACCGCGAGCGGGTGCGCAAGGCGGCGGGAGCGGCGTTCCACGAGATCTACATCAAGGCGGACCTGTCCGTCTGCGAGCAGCGTGATCCCAAGGGCCTGTACCGCAAGGCCCGGGCGGGCGTGATCCCGGAATTCACCGGCATCTCGGCGCCCTACGAGCCTCCGGAGTCGCCGGAACTGGTGGTCGATACCTCCCGGCGCAGCGTCGAGGAGTGCCTGGAGGACATCATGAACTACGTGGAGGCCCACATCGCCCTGCGGACGAGCGACGTGGCCTGA
- the cysD gene encoding sulfate adenylyltransferase subunit CysD, whose product MPSHLDQLEARSIYILREAFACIEPLGMLWSIGKDSNALLWLARKAFFGRVPFPVIQLDTGMELPEVYEFRDRIARDWDLDLVIEQCPPEEEMDPTLPPASRSAARKTAGLKNVTERLGFRGLIAGIRRDEQATRAKERVFSPRSSDNAWDVREQPPELWDQYKTEFPDGTHVRIHPLLHWTELDIWRYSKREDIPIVPLYFAREGKRYRSLGEKNITLPVDSTASTIDEIIAELSETRTSERAGRTMDHEAEDAFERLRTSGYL is encoded by the coding sequence CGGTCGATCTATATCCTGCGCGAGGCCTTCGCGTGCATCGAACCGCTCGGCATGCTGTGGTCGATCGGAAAGGACAGCAACGCGCTGCTGTGGCTTGCCCGCAAGGCCTTCTTCGGCCGCGTGCCGTTTCCCGTGATCCAGCTCGACACCGGGATGGAACTGCCGGAGGTCTACGAGTTCCGCGACCGCATCGCGCGCGACTGGGACCTGGACCTGGTGATCGAGCAGTGCCCGCCGGAGGAGGAGATGGACCCGACCCTTCCCCCGGCCAGCCGGTCCGCGGCGCGCAAGACCGCGGGACTGAAGAACGTCACGGAGCGCCTGGGCTTCCGCGGCCTGATCGCCGGCATCCGGCGCGACGAGCAGGCGACCCGCGCCAAGGAGCGCGTGTTCAGCCCCCGGTCGAGCGACAACGCCTGGGACGTGCGCGAGCAGCCGCCCGAGCTGTGGGACCAGTACAAGACCGAGTTCCCGGACGGGACGCACGTGCGGATCCACCCCTTGCTGCACTGGACCGAGTTGGACATCTGGCGATACTCCAAGCGCGAGGACATCCCCATCGTGCCGCTCTACTTCGCCCGGGAGGGCAAGCGGTACCGGTCCCTGGGCGAGAAGAACATCACCCTGCCGGTGGACAGCACCGCCTCGACGATCGACGAGATCATCGCGGAGCTGAGCGAGACCCGCACGTCCGAGCGCGCCGGGCGGACCATGGACCACGAGGCGGAGGACGCCTTCGAGCGCCTGCGCACCAGCGGATATCTGTGA